The Pimelobacter simplex genomic sequence CGACCTCGCCGCCGCGCAGGAAGCGGCCGGGGTCGCTGACCTCGATGATGTGCACCCACCGCACCGGCAGGCCCAGGTTGCCCTCGACCTCGACGGCCAGGTCCAGGTCCGGGTCGCGGACCAGCTCCTCGACGAGCACGCTCAGCCGCCCTCGGGGCCCTGGCCGGCCAGGGCCACGAGCATCCGGTCGAGCGCGGAGCGGGCTTGCTCGCCGCTGGTCACCCCGGCCAGCCAGCGCTGGCTGAGCCCCTCGACCGCGCAGGTCAGCGCCTGGGCGACGAGGCCGGGCTCGAGATCGCCGCGCAGCGAGCGGTCGACGATGCCGCGCAGGACGCCCACGGTGATCTGCTGGTCCCAGCCCGAGGTGACCCGCTCGAGCGTCGACTGCAGCTCGGGGAACTGGGTCGAGAGGCTGGCCACCTCGTTCCACAGGATGTTGAGGTTGCGCACCGACGGGTCGTCGTCGAACTCCGCGCGCAGCGCCTGGTGCACGGCGTCGAAGCCCCGCCCGCCCGCGTCGCCCTGGAGCAGGTTGATCGACGGCGCCTGCTCGTTGGCGTACTCCAGCGCCGCGGCCACGAGCGCCTCGCGGTTGGGGAAGTAGTAGTAGAGCAGCTGCGGGGTCACCTCGGCCGCCTCGGCGACGTCCTTGATGGCGAACGCGGTGATGCCCTGCTGCCCGACCACCTGGGCGGTCGCGGCCAGGATGCGCGCGCGGCTCGACGCCTCGGCGGGCGCGCTCATGCGGCACCGCCCGCGACCAGCGCCGGCACCATCGTCGAGACCAGCCGTACGGCGTCCGCCGGCGCCAGCGTGCCGGACAGCACGCGCTGGCGGACCCCGTCGGCCAGCGCGGTCAGCGTCTCGGCGGTCGCGAGGTCGGCCTCCGCAGCGGTCTCGCTGCCCCGCACCCGGGCGACGAGGCGCGCCACGACGGCCTCCCACAGCTCGGTCGAGTGGCCCAGCGAGGCGCGCAGCTCGGGGTCGAAGACGGCGGCCTGCAGCCCCGCCGTGCGGACCCGGCCGCGCTCGTCGCCGCCGTCGGCGGGCAGCCCGATGTGGCGCTGGAGCTCCTCGACCAGGTGGGCCAGCGGGTCCCGCTCGCCCGGCGAGCGCGGCTGCGAGGGGTAGCGCTCCAGGGCCTCGGCCAGTCCGGCCCGGACCAGCACCTGCCGGTTGGAGAAGTGGTAGTAGATGAGCCCCGTCGAGACGCCGGCGGCCTGGGCCACCGCGTCGATCCGCACACCGGCCGCGCCCTCCCGGGCGATCGCGGCGACCGTGGCGTCGAGGATCTGGGCTCGCGTCAGCTCGCGCTTCGACGCGGTCCGGGCGGTGGTCATGACGGCCATCGTAGGAGAACACCGGCCGTCCGCACCTCCTCTCGGCCCGAGAACCGCCTCCGCGCGCCCTGCGCAACTGAAGTCGTGCCCAGGTCAGCCCGTGGACTCGTTCAGTGCCCCGACGGGCACCGGCACCTCCCCGACCGGGCTCGCGGAGCGCTGTCCGCGGGTCAGCAGGACGTAGGAGATCCCGCCGGTCAGGCCGGCCAGCAGCGGGCTCATGTCGATCCCGCCGGTGACCTCGAT encodes the following:
- a CDS encoding TetR/AcrR family transcriptional regulator; the protein is MTTARTASKRELTRAQILDATVAAIAREGAAGVRIDAVAQAAGVSTGLIYYHFSNRQVLVRAGLAEALERYPSQPRSPGERDPLAHLVEELQRHIGLPADGGDERGRVRTAGLQAAVFDPELRASLGHSTELWEAVVARLVARVRGSETAAEADLATAETLTALADGVRQRVLSGTLAPADAVRLVSTMVPALVAGGAA
- a CDS encoding TetR/AcrR family transcriptional regulator is translated as MSAPAEASSRARILAATAQVVGQQGITAFAIKDVAEAAEVTPQLLYYYFPNREALVAAALEYANEQAPSINLLQGDAGGRGFDAVHQALRAEFDDDPSVRNLNILWNEVASLSTQFPELQSTLERVTSGWDQQITVGVLRGIVDRSLRGDLEPGLVAQALTCAVEGLSQRWLAGVTSGEQARSALDRMLVALAGQGPEGG